CCGGTTCGAGCAGTCTGCCGGCCTGCACACTGGACAGTTTCGCGCGCGTGGTGCCGTCAACCCCGACTCCACCGGCGATCGCGCCGCACCACCCCGCACCCAGTCGTCCAACCCGAAATCAGGAGTGCCGATGAGCGACAATCCGAGCTACCGCGGCGGTCAGGGTCCCGGCCGACCCGCCGATGAATATTACGACGACCGGTACGGCCGCCCGGACGACCGCGGCGCATATCCCCCGCAGGATCCGCAGGGTGGCTACCCGCCGCCGCAGGATCACGGCTATCCGCCGCCGCGCCCGGCCGGCTACCCCGACCAGGGTGGTTATCCGGACCAGGGCGGCTACCCCGACCAGGGCGGCTACCCGCCGGCCGGTGGCTACGAGCAGCGCCCGCCGTACGGTCCGCCCCCCGGCTACGCCGACCAGGGCTACCGTCAGGCCCCCGGCGGCTACGGCGCACCCCAGAGCCCGCCGCCGCAGGGACCCCCGCCCGGCCCGCCGCCGGGATACGGGGCGCACAGCGCGCCGCCGGAGTACGACTACGGTCGCCCACCGGCGCCCGCCGACCCCGGCTACGGCCGGCCCGGCTACCCCGACCAGGGCGGCTACCCCGACCAGGGCGGCTACCCGGACCAGGGCGGTTACGGGGCACCGTCGTACGGACGCCAGGACCAGGGCTACGGCGCCCCGGACTACGGCCGCTACGGTGAGCCCGGCTACGGGGCCGAGCCGCAGCAGGGCTACGGCGGCGAACCCGCCCCCGGCTACGGCGAGCAGGGCTACGGCGAGCCCGGCTACGGCGACCAGGGCGGTTACGACTACCAGCAGCCCGGCGGCTACGGCTCCGGCTACGGCGGCCAGGGCGACTACCCGACCAAGGGCACCACGGTCACGCTGCAGCTGGACGACGGCAGCGGCCGCACCTACCAGCTGCGCGAGGGCGTGAACATCATCGGCCGCGGCCAGGACGCGCAGTTCCGGCTGCCCGACACCGGGGTGTCGCGCCGGCACCTGGAGATCCGCTGGGACGGCCAGGTGGCGTTGTTGCAGGACCTCAACTCCACCAACGGCACCACCGTCAACAACGCGCCGGTCCAGGAGTGGCAGCTCGCCGACGGCGACGTGATCCGGCTCGGCCATTCCGAGATCATCGTGCGCATGCACTGACGAAATCGGCTGGTCGCGGTCCGACAGCGGCGTCGGGGAAGGTGTCGTCTTCACCCGCACGTCGTCGGCTGTCCAAGTATCGTGACGTTGCCGACGATGGCGGGTGATCATGTTTGCCGACGCCGTGAAACGGAACGTGGACGGAGAGGACGTCAGATGCAGGGGTTGGTGCTGC
The window above is part of the Mycolicibacterium hassiacum DSM 44199 genome. Proteins encoded here:
- a CDS encoding FhaA domain-containing protein; translated protein: MGLADRIERKLESAVGDAFARVFGGSIVPQEVEAVLRREADAGARRLRGGQILAPNDYVITLSVSDYQKVRADPDLTAATFAKHLEGYIHEQGWQTYGDVVVRFEQSAGLHTGQFRARGAVNPDSTGDRAAPPRTQSSNPKSGVPMSDNPSYRGGQGPGRPADEYYDDRYGRPDDRGAYPPQDPQGGYPPPQDHGYPPPRPAGYPDQGGYPDQGGYPDQGGYPPAGGYEQRPPYGPPPGYADQGYRQAPGGYGAPQSPPPQGPPPGPPPGYGAHSAPPEYDYGRPPAPADPGYGRPGYPDQGGYPDQGGYPDQGGYGAPSYGRQDQGYGAPDYGRYGEPGYGAEPQQGYGGEPAPGYGEQGYGEPGYGDQGGYDYQQPGGYGSGYGGQGDYPTKGTTVTLQLDDGSGRTYQLREGVNIIGRGQDAQFRLPDTGVSRRHLEIRWDGQVALLQDLNSTNGTTVNNAPVQEWQLADGDVIRLGHSEIIVRMH